Sequence from the Gloeocapsopsis dulcis genome:
TTGTTGCTCGCGATACAAGTAACACAATTGCTGGTCGCAGCCGTTTTCCTCCGGCTCCAAACAAGTGCTTTGCCGCTGCGAAGAGCTTGGGGTGGCGCTTACCTACTAACTGAACTAAGTTTTCTGACAGTATTTGTAGGTCTGCTTCAATTGGGGAGAAAAGAAAGGTGGCTGAGGTCATGTATAAGCCGACTCAAGCTTTAGTTAAGAAAATTTACATAATCTATACTCATTTTAAGCTAAGCCTTGGCATGGGGGAAGTTTTATGAGGAAATCAGCAGAAATTGTATAGAGGGCTAGGGGTGAGGGGTGAGGGGTGAGTGATTAGTTTTGAGTTTTGAATTGTTCGCGCAGCGTGCCGGAGGCATTTATTGAAGAATTTTCTCAACTCAACACTCATAACTTATAACTCTCCTAGCTTCCTCAACTCCCCTGCACCACTGCACTCCTGCTCTTCCCGTGCCACGCTGACAGCTTCAACAGTCGGAGTGTAGCCCAACCATTGTAAGGAAGACTGGGCAAACTGTTGCGGACAACCAGTAACACAAAAGCGGGTTGGTGATGGAGGATGCGTATTGCTTAATCTTAATAATTCAAGTTCTCTAGCAGTAGCGGCGACGACATACTCAGCAGGGTCAATAAGTTTTACAGACTGTGGTAAGAGCGATCGCAGTACTGGCGCTAGATGAGGATAATGCGTACAGCCGTACACCAAAGTATCAATGCGCTGCTGTAATAAGAAAGTTAAATATTGACGTGCAACCTCTTTTGTATAAGGGTCATAAATGCGATTTTGCTCAATAAGGGGTACAAATTCAGGACAACCGACTTGCCAAACTTGGACACTCGGATCAATTTCTAACATTGCCCCTTGATAGGCATTACTTGCTGCAGTTGCTGGAGTCGCAATCACACCAATCCGTTTACCTTGCTGCACCGCTGCTTTCGCCCCTGGCAAAATCAAATCGATAATCGGGATAGGAAATTCCTTCTGCACAATATTGAGTGCTAGCGCCGAACTTGTATTACAAGCCGTAACTACCATTTTGACTCGTTGCTGAAGCATCCAGGTGAGGATTTCGCGCATGAATTGGACAATTTCACCTGGCGAACGAGTGCCATAAGGAACTCGCGCTGTATCGCCAAGATAAATAATAGATTCTTGCGGTAGTTGTCGGTAAAGCTGACGTAGCACCGTCAGACCACCTAAGCCACTGTCAAAAATGCCAATCGGAGCGTTTTGTACTTGAGGGGCATACAAGAGGGACAAAGCAGAAGTATCAGCCACAGGTTGTTAACTACATTAAACGAAGCACAGATCCTGAGTATGAATTTTGGCATAAAACACCAAATTCACCAAAAATAACATAACTATCGCCCAAGATACTGCAAAATTCCGCGTGCGATCGCCTCTGCCATTTGTGTCTGGTAAGCAGCAGTTCGCAGTCTGGGATTATCTTCACGACCAGTGACATAACCAATTTCAACAAGAACCGAAGGCATAGAAGATTTGCGTAACACATAAAATCTAGCCCGTCGCACTCCGCGATCGCGAATAGTTACACGTTGCAAAATGTTGCGATGAATCACCTGTGCTAAACGTTGACCACTAGAGAAATAGTATGTCTCTAACCCATTGACATCAGGACGACTTAGCCCCATCGAATTCGCATGGATACTCACGAAAACATCGGCATTGGCGCGTTCGGCGATCGCTACGCGAGGAGCTAAGTCTACAAAGTAATCCAAATCGCGTGTCATGACGACTTTTATGCCTTCTTTTTCCAAAATGGCAGCAATTTGTTTAGATATCGGTAAAATGACCTGCTTTTCTTGTAGTCCACCAATTCCAATTGCTCCAGGGTCTTTACCACCGTGTCCTGGATCGATAACTACCACAGGACGCTGTTTAGGAGGATTAGGATTAGCGGGAGGTGTAGCTGGTTGCGGTGGTGTAGTTGCTTGAGGAACTGGTACGGGAACAGGTTGCGACCCAGGTGGCGGTGTCTGAGCATTCGCGGGGGGCAGTAAGATTGAGTTGGCACGGGAAAGTTGTAAAGCGAGTACGTCCTGTCCTGGTTGATTGAGTTCTCCAATCCGAATTCCTGTTGCAGGTTGTACCCAAATGGCAACAGTGCGCGGATCAGCTTGCTGCAAACGCACGCGCAGTACAGGACTATTAGAAGTCAACGCTGGTCCTCTAACGTTACTTGCTAACTGCGCATTGGGAATCGTAATGCGATACAGTCCAGTAGAACGATCCCAACCACCCGAATAGTTGACCTTTTGACTTGCACGAATCAACAATTGGGCACCATTAATCGTCAGTTCTGCGGCATGAATTGTTGCCAAACCTGACGACGAGGGTGTGTTTGTAGTCGTGTTTTGAGTCAGGGTATTCACAACAGTATTAGCAGGACTTCTTCCCTGTGGAAGCACTACCAAACCACCAAAACGACTCACTGTTGCTTGCCAATCAGGTCCATTTCTGTCAACCCGCATCGTCATCCGAGTCACGGGAGGCGAATTTTGAACTTGATTCAGTTGAACACGGCTGACACCATAGCGATTAACTGTCACTGTGGGCTTTTTGCTCAACTGTGGTGCTAGCGAAGCACCGACTAAATCGATATCAATCGTACTGCGATCGCTGCTGCGATTCACTTTAATCTGAGGAGTTCCGCCGCCACGGGTTCGGACAAACAGCCCGTCTGCTGTCACTTGAATATTTTCTACTTGTACTGTTGCAGTTGTCGACTGTGGAACGACGGAATTGGTGTTTGGACTACTGCTACCTGGCACAATGGCTGATAGCGATGGTTGTGCTGTTGTAGATAATGGTGTTAGTGGTGGGCTAACCGCAACTCTTTCAGGCTGTGGTAACTGTACTGTCCATTGACTTGGTGTTGCCCCTTCAAATTTCACCTTTTCAGGATCGAGCTTGTAACCAGGACTTAACTCAATTACTACACGAGCCGTCTGTTCGTCAAATTGACCAACTCTGATACTGCGAATTGTACCGCCAAGCTCTTGTTTTACCGTGGGACGATCTAGTTTGGTTCCTGGCAAATCGATCACTAATCGCATGGGATTAAAGATGAGTTGTGCTTTCGGCTGAACAGCACCATCCGTCTTGAAGTCCAACCGATTGCGATTAGCATCAAAGTTCCACGATTGAAGTTTCGCCGCCTCTGCGGGAGACGATAACAGAAAAATGCTTAAAGTACTGGGTAGTAGCCAGTGAAATCTCACAATGCTTTCTCCTAATTCATCGCATTCATTTCGTGCAGTCTACGTCTCCTTTATCTGCTCCTTATTCACTCCATCACACATTGATATATCTAGTAGCCGCCCTTGAGTATACCTGAGGATAAGTACACAACGTATATAGGGCGATAAAACCCACTTCACGATTTGAGAGCAGTGAGCTAGAGAAACTCAATCTTGACTCAAAGGCGACATACCTAAGTCGCAAACCACAATCAACAGTAGCTAGCTCCAAGTAAAATGAATGGTACAACCGTGACTGTAAGGCTGAGATTTCGTCTTGATTGAGCTGAAGTTTTGAGATGCATCCTTGGTTGCTGATAAGGTTACTGATACTGAAATCGACCTCTAGTCTCAACTTTGGTGGCAAAATCCAGCCTAGGTTGAGAATTTTAGTTCAGCAAATTTATTAAATCTGCGGACGGAGATTGAGAGATTTAAGTTTCCGCTGTAGCCTACAATTTGAACTGAAAATAAACTTGGAATAAATTTAACTTCAGATTTGTCTAAAATCAATTACTTATTCAGCTCAATTGCAAGCTATTTGCCAAAAATCCTTTTTGAGTTCGGGTAAGTGGAAAAAAATCTCGGCTTGCTACTGAATCTTGACAGCCCATATCTACTGCGCAGCTAGCTGATGCAGTGCTAAAAACTGAGATTTTTGTAAATGCTAGACAGCTTTATCAATGTAAAGCGGCTTTTGACTATATGACTAGCAGCAAATATATTAACAGAGTTAGGAGTAGAAAGTAATCATAGATGTTGGCAAAATAAAACTGAAAATATTTATCTTGAGGAAAACTAGGTTAGGTTACGCTTGGATTTAATTGCTAGCTGACTAAACTGCAAACTGACCTCTGCTATTTGATTAATGTAGGAAAGCTGATTCTTGATTCTCGATCTCTAGTGGAGTTTTCACTATAGTTATCAGGTTCTACTTATTACAAAAGACTTCATTTCTGTTATCATCCTCCTTATCCATGCAACTGCAAACTTGCCACAAACGCTAGCGAGTATTCAACCGAATCGCGATCCAGAAATGATTGTTGCAGATGGCGGTAGTTACAATGCTACAGTTGGGATTGTGCAATCATTCGGTGCTAAAGTCTTCTCGGTGGCTGCTGCGAATCGTGCCTGTCGAATGAATTATGAAAGATAAGGACGCATTGCGCTGATCTTAATTTCTGCGATCGCTTCAGCACTTTGCTGGTTCAAGTTAGGAGTGCGGCAAACAAAAATTATTAACCAATCCGCTATTTTCTAAAAATGCCAACTTAGCAAATTGCTCAATCATATCATCAAAATAACGGTTTTAGCACTATATTTTGACATAATTAAGTTCTGTTTTTATGTCATCTTTACTAATATTAATTTCTGTCCATACAACTTGTCATTGAAAAATAATTTCTTGACAACCAAATTGAAGATAAAATACTTTCCTAACGTTCGCGCCCTAAACCTTACGCTAAAAAAACAATGAAAGCACTTAATAACAACATATTAGTTTCTGTGCTAGCATCCCGAACCCTGAAAATAGTAGGGATTATCCTAATTTTGGCTTTTCTACTCGATTTTGTAATGTTGTTATTTCCATTTCGAGCACAAACTCAAGAATGGCAAATCAACTTTGCAACTCAAATTATCGACCGTGGAACAATTCCTATGGTAGGAACAGCCTTGCTCTTAGCTGGTTATTGGATAGAAAATATTGTTACAGATTCCTCTTTGAGCCGCCAATCAGGACTTAACTTAAGATTTCTAGTACTAGTGTTGGCAAGTCTATTGGGGCTACTCTTTCTGCTACTTGCTCCTCTGCATATTAATAATATTTTACAAGCAAGATCAGAAGCGATCGCGCGCATCAGTCAAGAAGTATCGCAAGCTGAGACACAATTGCAAACTCAAATTGCCGCGCAGCGAACCCAAATCCGCACTCAGATTTCCGCTATTTTGCAAGACGAACAGCAGGTAGAGGCTGCACTCCAAAGCCCACAAGTTCCAGAACAAATTAGAAATATCCTCCAACAGGCAAGAGAAAATCCTCAAGCCCTAGATCAAATCATCGACCAACAACTCAACGCTGAGGCTCTGCGCAATCAAGCCTTAGAGCAGATTCAGCAACGTAGACAAGAAGTTGAACAACGCGCTCAAGAACAAGTTCAAGCGGGGATCGGTAGTGGTATTCGTAGTTTACTGCTATCTATTGGTTACATCCTCATTGGTTGGACAGGGTTGAGAAATATGAACTCGCTGCCACCAGAACGCCCTAACTACACCGACTACTGAGGAAAAGGTAATATGAAGCAATCCATGACTTGATTCTCAGTGCTACACTGATTGCAATAAATCTTTACAGCTTTTTAAACAATACAATAGGATATACAACCAATTGCAATGTTGATGAATGTAAGGAGCAGTAAAAGTATAAATCAATGACTATCAATACATGACACAACAGTTGCGGCAAGCGTGTCGCAGCCTAAATTAGTCAACCACAACTAAAGATATCAAAAGTCAAGCGCCAGTTACAAGGAGAGTGGGCGATTTGTGTTTGAACGCCTTAAACAAGATTTAAAAAATGACTTAATAGCAGGGTTGTTAGTAGTCATTCCCCTAGCTACCACAATATGGCTAACAGTTACCATTGCCACTTGGGTTATTGACTTTCTCACACAAATTCCTAGGCAACTAAACCCTTTCGATAGTATGCATCCACTTTTAGTGGATTTATTGAGTCTAGCAGTAGGGTTCACTGTACCTTTACTTAGTATTCTGCTCATCGGTTTGATGGCACGTAATATTGCCGGAAGGTGGTTGCTTGATGTGGGAGAACAACTATTACAAGCAATTCCTTTAGCAGGCTCAGTATACAAAACTCTCAAACAGTTACTAGAAACTTTGCTCAGAGATACCAACGGCAAGTTTCGCCGCGTCATTCTAGTAGAGTATCCCCGTAAAGGAATGTGGGTCATTGCATTTGTGACAGGCACAATCAGCAATGATATCCAGTCGCAATTGCAGCGTCCGGTGTTAAGTATTTTTATTCCTACAACTCCAAACCCGACAACCGGCTGGTATGCAATTGTTCCTGAAGATGAAGTCATTAACTTAAAAATGTCGATAGAAGATGCCTTTAAGGTCATCATCTCTGGAGGTATCGTTGCTCCTAATACACTGATACCACCTTTAGTTGTTCCCAAAGAACGTATCGAATCTCCACTACAGTAAAAAGGAGCGATTGACTAGTTTTGAATTTTAAGTTTTGAGTTTTGAATTGAAGAAAATAACTCAACACTCATAACTCTCTTAAGCTCAGCACTTCACGACTCCGCAACTTCCTCTGCTTCTCTGCTTTCCCTGTCTAAACCCCCAAACCAATAAATTATGCAACCTCGTAGAATTGCCCGTGAACTTGCTTTACTAAGCTTGAGCCAACTACCAAGCTCGCCAGAGAAGCTCGAAACGCAACAACTGTCAAACATGGTATTGGCAGCAGTTAGAACCTTGACAACCGAAGTCCAAGATAATCTGACGACTGCAGCAGCTGAGCTACAACGTGCCAGCGATCGCCTATTAAGCAGCGAAACAAGAGCTGGTGATTTACATACTTCTAGATCGCTGGTAGACGAATCCATTCAACTGACTCAAAGTGCAATTAATCGAGTTGGTGCAGCACTTGAGCTACCAGAACTCATTCAACTGGCAAACCAACCAGACTTTGACGTTCGTACCTACGCGCTCCAAATTGTCCGAGCAGTTAATATTCATCGTCCAGAAATTGATCAAAAGCTTAACGATGCCTTAGTCGATTGGCAAGTATCTCGCCTAGCACGAATTGACCGCGACTTACTCCGCATTGCAGTAGCAGAAATACTGTACTTAGGTGTTCCAAATCGCGTCGCAATTAATGAAGCAGTAGAACTTGCTAAGCGTTACAGTGGAGACGAAGGACACCGCTTTATTAATGGTGTTCTCCGCCGGATTAGCGAACAAGCACAAGCAGCTTATCCAAAATCTTAGCGGTAGCATCTCGCCTGCATCTGCCGCCGCCTCGACAAGGCTTACTTGTTTTAGCCTTATGCAGCATCCAGAGGTTTTGCTCACCTGCGTGGCACTAACTCTTGTATAGCTCAAGCTATACCCAGGCAGACTCCCAGCCTTCCGCAGGAGTATATTCTATTACTTTACGTCCAGCAATCATGCTTACATGTACGAAGCAGCGGATTTGTGGCTTTCCAGTTGGCGAAGTGGACATTACCCGTTTTCTTACGCCCTGGCAGGTCAGCGACCACAAGTATATTCTCATACATTGGATGAGAAGTAAAGTTTCTACCCGTAATTCATCCCACCGATAAATTGGGGGAATTCTCACGGTTAATAGTTAAATAATAGTTGATGTCTGCTATTTAACTAGTCTGTTCTAGCTAGCAATTTACAGTAAGTGCAATGGTTTTTAATTGGTTCCGTCGTCAATTTAGTCACGAGCAAGCTGCGCCCTCAACCGAGGAACAGGCTACAACCACTCCACCAGAGGCAGAAGAATCAACAGAGGCTGAGATACAAAGTGATGCCTCAGCAGAAATCTCAGCTGACTACTTAAGTTTCGCTAAAGCAGCTTACAAAAATATTCAGCAGCGACAAGCACAAAGTGAGTCTGTTGCCGAACCTGCACCTATCGAATCGACGACAGATGAAGTTATCTCAAGCGAATCCTCAGAACCAGAGGCGACTTCAACAGAAGCCATTGTTAGTGAAACACCTACAGATGAGATAGAACCAGTCGTTGTAGCAGATGAACCAGAACCTTCTTTAAAACTAGATTCGCAAGTTGAAAATGTCAGTGAACCACCCGTAACCGAGACAGAATCAATTGTCACTGAAGATGAACCAACGGCTAGTCAAATTGAAGCAGAAGTCGTTACAGAAGATGAACCAACAGCTAATGAAACTGAGACATCACTAGAAACCCCAGCTGAATCATTACCCTTTTGGGCAAGAGCAGAAGCTGAACGACAAGCACGGCTAGAAAGACTAAAAGCAACAGCAATTGAAGAACCAGAACCAGTCTTAGCTACTACAGCAGAAACTCCACAAATCGCAGACGAAGCCTCAGACTTTAACTTAGTATTTGACGAAGGTTTTCTATGGTCAGCAGAAATTTTAGCTGCTCAAGGGCGAAAACCAGAAGATGTCTCAATAGAAGAAATTACTTGGCTCAAAAAGCTACGGCAAGGACTAGACAAAACTCGGCGCAATCTTGTCAATCAAATCAAGGCGATTGTTGGGCAAGGACCACTCAACCAAGCAGCGGTACTTGAAATTGAGGCTTTGTTGTTACAAGCTGATGTTGGAGTTGAGGCAACAGACTATATTATTAATGCCTTACAAGAACGAATTAAGCAAGAAGCACTACCTCCAGAAGTCGCGATCGCCTACCTCAAAGAAATTCTGCGAGGTATGCTCGAGCGACCATTAACCTCGCACAATGCTACTTTTGCTCCCGAAAAAGACACCCTTAATATTTGGTTAATGACAGGAGTCAATGGGGCAGGTAAAACGACAACAATCGGTAAAATTGCTCACATTGCTCAAAAATCAGGATACAACTGCTTAATTGCTGCTGCTGATACCTTCCGTGCGGCTGCTGTTGAGCAAGTAAAAATTTGGGGTTCGCGCAGTGGAGTTGAAGTTATTGCCAACCCAGGACAAAATACTGATCCAGCAGCAGTTGTCTTTGATGCAATTACAGCTGCTCAATCACGCAACATTGAGTTACTCTTAATAGACACTGCGGGGCGACTCCAAAATAAGAAAAATCTCATGGACGAACTGAGTAAAATTCGTCGCATTGTCGATAAAAAAGCTCCCTACGCCAAAATTGAATCGCTACTCGTACTCGATGCGACTCTGGGACAAAATGGTTTACGGCAAGCTGAGGTTTTTGCTCAAGCGGCTCAACTCAGTGGCGTTGTCTTAACAAAACTCGATGGCACTGCAAAAGGAGGCGTCGCGTTAGCGGTTGTGCAGCAACTCAATCTCCCGATTCGCTTTATCGGTGCAGGGGAAGGTGTTGAGGACTTACGTCCTTTCTCTAGTTATGAATTTGTCGAAGCTCTACTAAGTAGTTAATTTAGGTACAAAATATAAAATAGCTTTAGCCGAAAATACATTTTTCAGCTAAAATACTTCAACTCCAATTAAATAACCTTTATTCAAGAAAGATCGCAAAACTCATCTTATCCTTATCTTCCACTGCTAAAGTGACCCTGAGATTTATCGATGTCACTTTAGCAGCAGTTATGGTAGAACTTAATGCAAACTACAATTTTTTTGAGCAAATACTCATAAAAACTTTATAAAACAACTGTATTTTATTGTTGCAGTCATTATACTACACAAAAGACATGCGCTTCCTCGCTCAATGTAGTGAGCAATACATTTTCATCTATACTAAGTCGAGATGATTTTTGCTTCCTCACTTAATGGCTAAAATCCTCAGGTAAGAAAATAAAGATGGTGTCTGTGCCTCAACCTTCTTCACACCCCACTGCTGACCGCGATAGCAACGCTAATACTGATGCCACTCCTATTTTGGCACTCAAGCAACTTGTCGCGCGTCTGCATAAGGAACAGCACAAGATCCACGATTTACTTGGTTCTCTAGGATTTGCCCTGAGAAGCTTCAGTAATCTTAATCAGTTTTTAGAACTCATTCCGTTGATGGCAACACGAGTGACGGATGCTGATGGCGGTGCACTAGTTTTGTTTAAGCCTAATGGTCAAGTACGACTAGAAAGACTTCACTGTCAAGATAGTCATCAAAGTAAAAATATCCGCAAAGCACTAGAAACCGCAATCAGTGTCGTTACAGCTTCTTTAACGACTGCTACCGGAATTGTTCCAACTACTGCTACAGCTGCTTTAGATGACCAAGTTAGTCGATACTTAGGTTCAGAAATTCAACTATTTGGTACAACAGTTTTTGTGAAACAAGTAGAACGCGGGCGACTGTATGTTTTTAGCAGTAATCCAGAATATAGTTGGGCAGAAAGTAGGCAAAAGTTAGTCCGCCTTGTTGCAGATTTAACTGCGGTTGCTGTTGAAAATGATGAGTTGACCGCAGAACTGCGCAAAAAAGAACGCATGAACCGAGAATTGGAAATCGGTGCAGAAATTCAACTGAGACTACTACCACGCCAATGTCCTAAAATTCCTGGAATTACTTTAGCTGCCCGCTGTCAACCAGCAAGTCATATAGGCGGAGATTATTATGATTTTATTCCAACAAACTGCCATCCAAATCAAGTAGCGCTCGGTAGTGAAAACGACCCTTGTCGTTGGGGAATTGTCATTGGCGATGTTATGGGAAAAGGCGTTCCAGCAGGGTTATTGATGACAATGACGCAGGGAATGTTACGAACAGAAGTTCCTAACGGAAATTCTCCTGCACAGATTCTCCAAAAATTAAATCGGGTAATTTATGCAGATTTAGAAAATTCTCACCGCTTTATTACTTTGTTTTGTTCCGCCTACGATCCCCAAAATCAAACGCTATATTACAGCAATGCCGCACATAATCCGCCTTTGTTATGGCAAGCAGCTACGGGAAATGTCAAGCGCTTAGATACGTGGGGAATGCTGATTGGGTTAGATGCAGAAAGCCAGTACGAAAATGCCCATATTCAATTGCATCCAGGAGATACAATTATTTACTACACTGATGGCTTTACCGATGCGGCGAATCAAAGTGGCGATCGCTTCGACGAAGAAAACTTAATCCGCAAATTTTACTGGGCTTGTCAGCACTGTCAAGGACCACAAGCCATTCTTGAGTACTTATTTGAGCAAGTCTATCGCTTTATTGGTTCAGCAAATCAGAACAAAGATGACATGACACTAATTGTCTTGCAAGTTAAGAATGAGTAGCTTCTTGTGTAGGAGTGCAGAGGAGCTTGAGAGAGTTACTCGTAAAGAGTGTTGAGCTTAAGAGAGTTCTGAGTTCTGAGTGTTGAGTTATGAGTTATTTTCTAATGCCTCCGGCACGCTGCGCGAACAATTCAAAACGTGCTAACGCACCGCTACGCTAACAAAACTCAAAATTCAAAACTCAAAACTGTTCTCTAGCCACTTGGCACTTGCTACTTACTACTTGCCACTAACCACCAGTTACTAGTCACGAACTTTTGAGAAAAAAGCAGATTTAGTAACAGCAATTTAAAGTTAGTTACTCATATCATCTTATTTTCGGTCAAAATCTTATTTTGATGAAACTGATGAATTTGAGTGAAGGAAAAGAAATTAGCTGTGAATCAACAAAAAACATGGAGCCAGCGATTTGAATCAGCGCTACACCCTGCGATCGCTCGCTTCAATGCTAGTATCGGCTTTGATATTGAATTAATCGAATACGACATCACAGGTTCAATTGCCCATGCCAAAATGCTGGGACACACAGGAATCATTTCACTAGAAGAAACTACACAACTCGTTACAGGTTTAGAACAAATTCGCCAAGAATACCGGCAGGGACATTTCACTCCAGGGATAGATGCCGAGGATGTTCATTTTGCTGTTGAACGACGCTTAACCGAAATTGTCGGAGATGTTGGCAAAAAACTGCACACCGCGCGATCGCGTAACGATCAAGTTGGAACTGATATTCGGCTTTATTTACGCGACCAAATTGGGCAGATCCGCCAAGCTATCCGCGAATTTCAAGGTGTTCTCCTCGATTTAGCCGAAACTAACATTCAAACGCTCATTCCTGGCTACACGCACCTGCAACGCGCCCAGCCTGTAAGTTTAGCGCATCATCTCATGGCGTACTTTCAGATGGCACAGCGCGACTGGGAACGATTAGGAGATGTTAATCGGCGCGTCAATATCTCACCGCTAGGAAGTGGAGCATTAGCCGGAACAACTTTCCCGATTGATCGACATTTCACAGCGGAACTCTTGCAATTTGAACGAGTTTATGCTAATAGCATGGATGCAGTAAGTGATCGCGACTTTGCAATCGAATTTCTCGCCAGCGCTAGCATCATTATGGTTCACCTCAGCCGTCTTTCAGAAGAGGTCATTCTTTGGTCATCGCAGGAATTTAGCTTTGTCAAGCTTAAAGATAGTTGTGCTACAGGTTCTAGCATTATGCCCCAAAAGAAAAACCCCGATGTTCCAGAACTGGTGCGGGGCAAAACTGGGAGAGTCTGCGGTCATCTCCAAGCACTACTTGTTTTAATGAAGGGTTTGCCTTTAGCTTATAACAAAGACTTGCAAGATGACAAAGAAGCCATTTTTGATACAGTCAAAACTGTCAAAGCTTGCTTAGAGGCAATGACCATTTTGCTACGAGAAGGCTTAGAATTTTCTACCCCGCGTCTAGCCGCAGCAGTCGCTGAAGATTTTTCTAATGCCACTGATGTTGCCGATTATTTAGCAACACGAGGAGTTCCCTTCCGTGAAGCTTACAACCTTGTCGGCAAAGTTGTTAAAACTTGCATCACTGCGGGGAAGCTCCTCAGAGATTTGAGCTTAGAGGAGTGGAAAGCTTTACATCCTGCATTTGAGCAAGATATTTATCAAGCGATCGCTCCTCAACAGGTCGTTGCTGCTCGCAACAGCTACGGGGGAACTGGTTTTGAACAAGTGAGTCAAGCAATTTCTGCTGCTCGTCAGCTCGTGAGTG
This genomic interval carries:
- a CDS encoding DUF502 domain-containing protein yields the protein MFERLKQDLKNDLIAGLLVVIPLATTIWLTVTIATWVIDFLTQIPRQLNPFDSMHPLLVDLLSLAVGFTVPLLSILLIGLMARNIAGRWLLDVGEQLLQAIPLAGSVYKTLKQLLETLLRDTNGKFRRVILVEYPRKGMWVIAFVTGTISNDIQSQLQRPVLSIFIPTTPNPTTGWYAIVPEDEVINLKMSIEDAFKVIISGGIVAPNTLIPPLVVPKERIESPLQ
- a CDS encoding hormogonium polysaccharide biosynthesis protein HpsJ, with the protein product MKALNNNILVSVLASRTLKIVGIILILAFLLDFVMLLFPFRAQTQEWQINFATQIIDRGTIPMVGTALLLAGYWIENIVTDSSLSRQSGLNLRFLVLVLASLLGLLFLLLAPLHINNILQARSEAIARISQEVSQAETQLQTQIAAQRTQIRTQISAILQDEQQVEAALQSPQVPEQIRNILQQARENPQALDQIIDQQLNAEALRNQALEQIQQRRQEVEQRAQEQVQAGIGSGIRSLLLSIGYILIGWTGLRNMNSLPPERPNYTDY
- a CDS encoding N-acetylmuramoyl-L-alanine amidase — encoded protein: MRFHWLLPSTLSIFLLSSPAEAAKLQSWNFDANRNRLDFKTDGAVQPKAQLIFNPMRLVIDLPGTKLDRPTVKQELGGTIRSIRVGQFDEQTARVVIELSPGYKLDPEKVKFEGATPSQWTVQLPQPERVAVSPPLTPLSTTAQPSLSAIVPGSSSPNTNSVVPQSTTATVQVENIQVTADGLFVRTRGGGTPQIKVNRSSDRSTIDIDLVGASLAPQLSKKPTVTVNRYGVSRVQLNQVQNSPPVTRMTMRVDRNGPDWQATVSRFGGLVVLPQGRSPANTVVNTLTQNTTTNTPSSSGLATIHAAELTINGAQLLIRASQKVNYSGGWDRSTGLYRITIPNAQLASNVRGPALTSNSPVLRVRLQQADPRTVAIWVQPATGIRIGELNQPGQDVLALQLSRANSILLPPANAQTPPPGSQPVPVPVPQATTPPQPATPPANPNPPKQRPVVVIDPGHGGKDPGAIGIGGLQEKQVILPISKQIAAILEKEGIKVVMTRDLDYFVDLAPRVAIAERANADVFVSIHANSMGLSRPDVNGLETYYFSSGQRLAQVIHRNILQRVTIRDRGVRRARFYVLRKSSMPSVLVEIGYVTGREDNPRLRTAAYQTQMAEAIARGILQYLGR
- the nusB gene encoding transcription antitermination factor NusB, with protein sequence MQPRRIARELALLSLSQLPSSPEKLETQQLSNMVLAAVRTLTTEVQDNLTTAAAELQRASDRLLSSETRAGDLHTSRSLVDESIQLTQSAINRVGAALELPELIQLANQPDFDVRTYALQIVRAVNIHRPEIDQKLNDALVDWQVSRLARIDRDLLRIAVAEILYLGVPNRVAINEAVELAKRYSGDEGHRFINGVLRRISEQAQAAYPKS
- a CDS encoding PP2C family protein-serine/threonine phosphatase, whose protein sequence is MVSVPQPSSHPTADRDSNANTDATPILALKQLVARLHKEQHKIHDLLGSLGFALRSFSNLNQFLELIPLMATRVTDADGGALVLFKPNGQVRLERLHCQDSHQSKNIRKALETAISVVTASLTTATGIVPTTATAALDDQVSRYLGSEIQLFGTTVFVKQVERGRLYVFSSNPEYSWAESRQKLVRLVADLTAVAVENDELTAELRKKERMNRELEIGAEIQLRLLPRQCPKIPGITLAARCQPASHIGGDYYDFIPTNCHPNQVALGSENDPCRWGIVIGDVMGKGVPAGLLMTMTQGMLRTEVPNGNSPAQILQKLNRVIYADLENSHRFITLFCSAYDPQNQTLYYSNAAHNPPLLWQAATGNVKRLDTWGMLIGLDAESQYENAHIQLHPGDTIIYYTDGFTDAANQSGDRFDEENLIRKFYWACQHCQGPQAILEYLFEQVYRFIGSANQNKDDMTLIVLQVKNE
- the murI gene encoding glutamate racemase; translated protein: MADTSALSLLYAPQVQNAPIGIFDSGLGGLTVLRQLYRQLPQESIIYLGDTARVPYGTRSPGEIVQFMREILTWMLQQRVKMVVTACNTSSALALNIVQKEFPIPIIDLILPGAKAAVQQGKRIGVIATPATAASNAYQGAMLEIDPSVQVWQVGCPEFVPLIEQNRIYDPYTKEVARQYLTFLLQQRIDTLVYGCTHYPHLAPVLRSLLPQSVKLIDPAEYVVAATARELELLRLSNTHPPSPTRFCVTGCPQQFAQSSLQWLGYTPTVEAVSVAREEQECSGAGELRKLGEL
- the ftsY gene encoding signal recognition particle-docking protein FtsY, with amino-acid sequence MVFNWFRRQFSHEQAAPSTEEQATTTPPEAEESTEAEIQSDASAEISADYLSFAKAAYKNIQQRQAQSESVAEPAPIESTTDEVISSESSEPEATSTEAIVSETPTDEIEPVVVADEPEPSLKLDSQVENVSEPPVTETESIVTEDEPTASQIEAEVVTEDEPTANETETSLETPAESLPFWARAEAERQARLERLKATAIEEPEPVLATTAETPQIADEASDFNLVFDEGFLWSAEILAAQGRKPEDVSIEEITWLKKLRQGLDKTRRNLVNQIKAIVGQGPLNQAAVLEIEALLLQADVGVEATDYIINALQERIKQEALPPEVAIAYLKEILRGMLERPLTSHNATFAPEKDTLNIWLMTGVNGAGKTTTIGKIAHIAQKSGYNCLIAAADTFRAAAVEQVKIWGSRSGVEVIANPGQNTDPAAVVFDAITAAQSRNIELLLIDTAGRLQNKKNLMDELSKIRRIVDKKAPYAKIESLLVLDATLGQNGLRQAEVFAQAAQLSGVVLTKLDGTAKGGVALAVVQQLNLPIRFIGAGEGVEDLRPFSSYEFVEALLSS